The sequence GGAGTAGATCTTATGTGGCAAAGCTATGTGAACGGCTTGCTGGTGGCGTTCGGGCTGATCATGGCGATCGGCACGCAGAACGCGTTTGTCTTGGCGCAGAGCTTGCGTCGTGAGCACCACTTGCCCGTGGCGGCGTTGTGCGTGGTCTGCGATGCGCTGCTGGTGGCGGCTGGTGTATTCGGGCTGGCGACGATTCTGGCGCAGAACCCGACACTGCTGGCAATTGCCCGTTGGGGTGGCGCGACTTTCTTGATCTGGTACGGCAGTCAGGCGTTGCGCCGGGCCTGTTCGAAACAGAGCATGGATCAGGGTGCGAATCAGACCGTACGTTCGTTGCGGGCGGTGATGCTCAGCGCCTTGGCGGTGACGCTGCTCAATCCGCACGTTTATCTGGATACGGTGTTGCTGATCGGCTCGCTCGGCGCGCAGCAATCGGTGCCGAGTGCTTATGTAGTGGGCGCGGCGAGTGCTTCGTTGCTGTGGTTTTTCACGTTGGCGCTGGGCGCAGCGTGGTTAGCGCCGTGGCTGGCTCGGCCGAGCACCTGGCGGATCCTGGATCTGGTTGTGGCGTTGATGATGTTCACGGTCGCCGGTCAGCTGATTATCGCCGGCTGATT comes from Pseudomonas sp. RU47 and encodes:
- a CDS encoding LysE/ArgO family amino acid transporter: MWQSYVNGLLVAFGLIMAIGTQNAFVLAQSLRREHHLPVAALCVVCDALLVAAGVFGLATILAQNPTLLAIARWGGATFLIWYGSQALRRACSKQSMDQGANQTVRSLRAVMLSALAVTLLNPHVYLDTVLLIGSLGAQQSVPSAYVVGAASASLLWFFTLALGAAWLAPWLARPSTWRILDLVVALMMFTVAGQLIIAG